The following nucleotide sequence is from Streptomyces xiamenensis.
GACGCAGTTCCAGAACGCGAACCGGCTGTCGGCCCAGCGCACGGCCAGGCCGGGCAGGTCCCGCACATCGGCGTCCGGGTCCCGGTCCAGCGCCATGGCCCGCCAGACCACGGCGAGCTGTTCCATCGATTCGATCGCTTCCGGAGGAGCGGTCACCGTCACCCCACAGCGGTAGGTTCCGACATCCACGCGGCCGCGGCGGTGCGTGGCCCTGACCCACCGATGGTGTCACGCGGGGCCGTTCCCCGCGGGGAGTTGACCGGCGCGGGTCCGCGCCCGCGCGCTCCCGCGCCCTGGCCGTGCCGTGCCGCGAACGGTGTCGCCCACCGCCCCCCTCCGCCGTCGTCCCACCCGCCGAACCCGAGCCCCTTCGACGCACTCCGCACCGCGGCCCGGCACCTCAGCACCGCACCGGGCCGGAAAGGAACCCCGCATGACCTCTGACCCCAGCGCGGCCTTCTTCGCCCGCCACCTGTCCACCGGCCCCGTCCTGGGCATCTTCCGCGGCCAGGACCCCCGCACCACCGTCGACCTGTGCCTGCGCGCCTGGGAGGCCGGCGTCGAACTGGTCGAGATACCCGTGCAGTCCGAGGACGCGCTGCCCTCCCTGGAAGCCGCCGTCAAGGCGGCCGGCGCGCACGGCAAGCACGTCGGAGCCGGCACCGTCACCACCGTGGAGCGGCTGCGTGCCGCCCGGGACCTGGGAGCCTCCTTCACCGTGGCACCGGGACTGCACCCGTCGGTGGTCGAGGCGTCCCAGGGGGCCGGGCTGCCCCATCTGCCGGGCGCCGCCACCGCCACCGACATCGCGGGCGCCCTGGCCGCGGGGTACACCTGGATCAAGGCGTTCCCCGCGCAGCAGCTGGGCCCCGGCTGGATCACCGCCCACCTCGCGCCGTTCCCCGACGTCCGGTTCGTCGCCACCGGGGGAGTGGGACCCGGCAACGCCGCCGACTTCCTCGCCGCGGGCTGCGCCGCCGTCGCCATCGGCTCCGCCCTCTCCGACCCCGGCGCCCTGAGGCGGCTGCGCGAGGCACTGAACGCCCGCACCTGAACGCGGCCACGACCCCCGCACCGGGCCGGTCACGCCCTCCGGTGGACGATCTGGATCAGGTTGCCGCAGGTGTCGTCCAGTACGGCGGTGGTGACCGGCCCCATCTCCAGCGGATCCTGGGTGAAC
It contains:
- a CDS encoding bifunctional 4-hydroxy-2-oxoglutarate aldolase/2-dehydro-3-deoxy-phosphogluconate aldolase produces the protein MTSDPSAAFFARHLSTGPVLGIFRGQDPRTTVDLCLRAWEAGVELVEIPVQSEDALPSLEAAVKAAGAHGKHVGAGTVTTVERLRAARDLGASFTVAPGLHPSVVEASQGAGLPHLPGAATATDIAGALAAGYTWIKAFPAQQLGPGWITAHLAPFPDVRFVATGGVGPGNAADFLAAGCAAVAIGSALSDPGALRRLREALNART